The DNA window GCCTTATGGAGAAGTTCAGAAATCTGGACTTACAATTTGAGTGGGCACCAACAGGTGTGTTGATGAGTAACTTGCGTATTGAGAATGAGTTGCGGGAAAGAATCCGTCAAGCACAGTGGAATGATGTAGAATTACAGGCTAAAGCAAACCTTCCTGATTTCGTTCGTACATCTGATGGACTCATTCTTTTTGGACGGAGGATGTGTGTGCCAAATGACGCGGAGTTGAGGAGGTTAATTCTGGACGAGGCTCACAAGAGCAAATTCACCATTCATCCTGGATTgaccaagatgtatcaagacttgaaagggaatttttggtggcctggtatgaagagAGATGTGGCTAATTATGTAGAGCAGTGCGTGATTTGCCAACAAGTGAAGATAGAGCACCAAAGGCCCGGTGGTATGTTGCAACCATTGGATATTCCTGTTTGGAAATGGGACAGTATATCCATGGACTTCATCGTGGGACTACCACAGGTATTAGGTGGGCATGACTCGATATGGGTGATAGTGGATCGTTTGACTAAGTCCGTGCATTTCTTACCGGTTAAGACGACTCACAAGGTTTCTCACCTTGCGAGGCTTTTTGTAGTGGAGATTGTGAGATTGCACGGTGTACCTTCTagcattgtgtcggatagagatccgaagttCACTTCCCGATTTTGGAAAGCTTTTCATCAAGAGATGGGTACAAATCTGAATTTGAGCACTTCTAACCACCCTCAATCAGATGGACAGACAGAAAGGACTATTCAGACCATTGAGGATATGCTGAGGGCATGTATCTTGGAAATTGGTGGAAGTTGGAAAGATAATTTACCTTTGATAGAATTTGCGTATaacaacagttatcatgcgagtatcggtatggctccataCGAAGCCTTGTATGGGAGGAAGTGCCGATCGCCATTGTGTTGGTCTGAAGTTGGTGAGAAGGGAATTCTTGGACGGAGATAATTCAAGAAACCacggagaaggttaagataatccgagataagatgaaacaagctcaagatcgacagaagagttatgcggacaAACGAAGGAGACCGTTGGAGTTTGATgtgggagatcatgtgttcttgaaggtgactccgaggttgaggttgaaaggaccgtttaagacGCGCAAGCTTAGCCCGAGATACGTAGGACCTTATCAGATCATGAGACGGATAGGTGAAGTCGCATACCAGTTAGCGTTGCCTCCTTCACTATCCGAgctgcatgacgtattccatttgtctcagttgcggaagtttgtgCCGGATTCGTTTCATCCTATCCTATCGGATACAAttgaagtagaaccagatctttccTTCCAACCGAAGCCGTGTCGTATTCTGGAGTATGCTAGTAAGTCGTTGAGAAGCAAAGAGATACCTCTTGTGAAGGTGTTGTGGGAAGAGTCGCGTCCTGACGAAGCCACTTGGGAGCTCGAATCAGAGATGCGGGAGTTGTATCCCCACTTGTTCTGGTAAGTTTtcaaattcgaggacgaattctatttaaggggggagaatgtaatatccttatttttatttCAAGAGATTTAATAATAAGAATTTCATTTAGTTAGAATGTACCTAAATGGCACTTTGGTAAATAAGGAATAGTTGAGGGGTGTTTTGGTCTATGCACCTAATAACTAAGACTCATTTGGCTTGTGAACCAAAACAGAATTTAgagaaagaagaggaaggaaaCGTGAAacaaggaagaaggaagaagagaacCCACATCACAACTTCATCATCCACCTTGCATGTTTAGAAGATCATCATTTCAGCTCTAATCCATCATCAAGCAACCTGTTTGCAGCTTCCTTTCTCCCCAATttcaggtgagtctcatagatagagacttGGGGAAATTTTGGGGTTTATGTTAATGAGGGAAGTAAGGGATTGAGAGTATATGTTTCATACTCATGCATGTTTTTAGACTCTATTTTAGTAGCAATTCGTATATGTACATTTGCCATGTCTTTTTACTCCTTCAAGAATGATTGCATGTGAAACTTTGGGGTTTGGGGACCCCAAACGCGTTCTGTATTTTTGCTGATtctgcagagttcgctgcagcgaactttcattcgctgtagcgaatgatttgctgtagcgaactgtgtagcgaataaacctgggagttgaattgatttattcgctgtagcgaactttccttcgctgtagcgaatcggggcttcgctggagttcgctgtagcgaactgacctgggtttgaagaagtttagcttctgtttgagtttgctgtagcgaacagaagttcactgtagcgaactagtctgatacaGAATTGATAATTCTTCCCATATGAGTGCAGTTTTGTTCCGTATCGAGAACTGAATGCCTCCTATGACCTGTATGATATGTTAGTACATGTTTTAAGTGTATGAAACTATGAAATGATCACCATCTTATTTGTATGCATGTATATTTGAGAAATGCAATTGTTGATTGTGTTATGATGTGATCATTGCTTTTCTCGTTCGTTTCGGTTGAACGTTCGGAGACATTTGCCTGTGTGGCTTGATTGTGTTgtggtatgcttgaatcgaagtgggccTAGGCTATTAGGGGGTAAACCGCATAGAACACTTGGTAcagttgcgatgtgcttgtgtggGCCGTAAGGGGGCACTTCCACACTTGCAGTACACATcagcgt is part of the Vicia villosa cultivar HV-30 ecotype Madison, WI linkage group LG2, Vvil1.0, whole genome shotgun sequence genome and encodes:
- the LOC131651225 gene encoding uncharacterized protein LOC131651225 yields the protein MRRIGEVAYQLALPPSLSELHDVFHLSQLRKFVPDSFHPILSDTIEVEPDLSFQPKPCRILEYASKSLRSKEIPLVKVLWEESRPDEATWELESEMRELYPHLFW